From one Callithrix jacchus isolate 240 chromosome 2, calJac240_pri, whole genome shotgun sequence genomic stretch:
- the TRIM7 gene encoding E3 ubiquitin-protein ligase TRIM7 isoform X3 has product MANRSSSTARTTDAPSAWCATAPVSTGNTPCYRWTRRCRRPSLAGPADALGEARSRGLQSHLEVWPAACRDDFYPASPSELLESRLRVLKKELEDYEVFRSTEKKESKELLKQMAAEQEKVGAEFQALRAFLVEQEGRLLGRLEELSQEVTQKQNENLAQLGSEITQLSKLSSQIQETAQKPDLDFLQEFKSTLSRCSNVPGPKPTTVSSEMKNKVWNVSLKTFVLKGLLKKFKEDLRGELEKEEKVELTLDPDTANPRLILSLDLKSVRLGERAQDLPNHPRRFDTNTRVLASCGFSSGRHHWEVEVGSKDGWAFGVARESVRRKGLTPFTPEEGVWALQLNGGQYWAVTSPKRSPLSCGHLSRVRVALDLEVGAVSFYAVEDMRHLYTFRVNFQERVFPLFSVCSTGTYLRIWP; this is encoded by the exons ATGGCGAACCGCTCAAGCTCTACTGCCAGGACGACGGACGCGCCATCTGCGTGGTGTGCGACCGCGCCCGTGAGCACCGGGAACACGCCGTGCTACCGCTGGACGAGGCGgtgcaggaggccaag TCTGGCTGGTCCAGCAGATGCTCTTGGGGAAGCAAGATCCCGAGGCCTTCAGAGTCACCTCGAAGTGTGGCCTGCAGCCTGTAGAGATGACTTCTACCCGGCCTCTCCCTCA GAGCTCTTGGAGTCCAGGCTGAGGGTGTTGAAGAAGGAACTGGAGGACTATGAGGTGTTCCGGTCCACGGAAAAGAAGGAGAGCAAGGAGCTCCTG AAGCAGATGGCAGCAGAGCAGGAGAAGGTGGGGGCAGAGTTCCAGGCACTGAGGGCCTTCCTAGTGGAGCAGGAGGGCCGGCTGCTGGGCCGCCTGGAGGAACTGTCCCAGGAGGTGACACAGAAGCAGAATGAGAACCTGGCCCAGCTCGGGAGTGAGATCACCCAGCTGTCCAAGCTCAGCAGCCAGATCCAGGAGACAGCTCAAAAGCCTGATCTTGATTTTCTCCAG GAATTCAAAAGCACGCTGAGCAG GTGCAGCAATGTGCCTGGCCCCAAGCCAACCACAGTCTCTTCTGAGATGAAGAATAAAGTCTGGAATGTTTCCCTCAAGACCTTTGTCTTAAAAGGGCTGCTGAAGAAGTTCAAAG AGGACCTTCGGGGAGAgctggagaaagaggagaaag TGGAGCTCACCTTGGATCCCGACACGGCCAACCCGCGCCTCATCCTCTCTCTGGATCTTAAGAGTGTGCGTCTAGGCGAGCGGGCCCAGGACCTGCCCAACCATCCCCGCCGCTTCGACACCAACACCCGCGTCCTGGCGTCCTGCGGCTTCTCCTCAGGCCGGCatcactgggaggtggaggtgggctcTAAGGACGGCTGGGCTTTCGGCGTGGCCAGGGAGAGCGTGCGCCGAAAGGGCCTCACGCCCTTCACTCCCGAGGAGGGCGTCTGGGCCCTGCAGCTCAACGGCGGCCAGTACTGGGCCGTGACCAGCCCCAAGAGGTCGCCCCTCAGCTGCGGGCACCTGTCCCGTGTGCGGGTGGCCCTGGACCTGGAGGTGGGAGCCGTGTCTTTCTACGCCGTGGAGGACATGCGCCACCTCTACACCTTCCGCGTCAACTTCCAGGAGCGCGTGTTCCCGCTTTTCTCTGTCTGCTCCACAGGCACCTACTTGCGAATCTGGCCTTGA
- the TRIM7 gene encoding E3 ubiquitin-protein ligase TRIM7 isoform X6: MAAVGPRTGPGTGAEALALAAELQGEATCSICLELFREPVSVECGHSFCRACIGRCWESPGAGAVGAATLAPPFPLPCPQCREPARPSQLRPNRQLAAVATLLRRFSLPAAAPGEHGSQTAAAARCGQHGEPLKLYCQDDGRAICVVCDRAREHREHAVLPLDEAVQEAKELLESRLRVLKKELEDYEVFRSTEKKESKELLEFKSTLSRGPSGRAGERGESGAHLGSRHGQPAPHPLSGS; encoded by the exons ATGGCTGCAGTGGGGCCGCGGACTGGCCCCGGTACCGGGGCCGAGGCTCTAGCACTGGCGGCAGAGCTGCAGGGCGAAGCGACGTGCTCTATTTGCCTAGAGCTCTTTCGCGAACCGGTGTCCGTCGAGTGCGGCCACAGTTTCTGCCGCGCCTGCATAGGGCGCTGCTGGGAGAGCCCGGGCGCCGGGGCTGTAGGGGCCGCGACCCTTGCGCCGCCATTTCCACTGCCCTGCCCTCAGTGCCGCGAGCCCGCGCGCCCCAGTCAGCTGCGGCCCAACCGGCAGCTGGCAGCAGTGGCCACGCTGCTGCGGCGCTTTAGCCTGCCCGCGGCCGCCCCGGGGGAGCACGGGTCCCAGACGGCAGCGGCTGCCCGGTGCGGGCAGCATGGCGAACCGCTCAAGCTCTACTGCCAGGACGACGGACGCGCCATCTGCGTGGTGTGCGACCGCGCCCGTGAGCACCGGGAACACGCCGTGCTACCGCTGGACGAGGCGgtgcaggaggccaag GAGCTCTTGGAGTCCAGGCTGAGGGTGTTGAAGAAGGAACTGGAGGACTATGAGGTGTTCCGGTCCACGGAAAAGAAGGAGAGCAAGGAGCTCCTG GAATTCAAAAGCACGCTGAGCAG AGGACCTTCGGGGAGAgctggagaaagaggagaaag TGGAGCTCACCTTGGATCCCGACACGGCCAACCCGCGCCTCATCCTCTCTCTGGATCTTAA
- the TRIM7 gene encoding E3 ubiquitin-protein ligase TRIM7 isoform X4, which produces MVGRIAEETTRGRAAGGLCFSLAGPADALGEARSRGLQSHLEVWPAACRDDFYPASPSELLESRLRVLKKELEDYEVFRSTEKKESKELLKQMAAEQEKVGAEFQALRAFLVEQEGRLLGRLEELSQEVTQKQNENLAQLGSEITQLSKLSSQIQETAQKPDLDFLQEFKSTLSRCSNVPGPKPTTVSSEMKNKVWNVSLKTFVLKGLLKKFKEDLRGELEKEEKVELTLDPDTANPRLILSLDLKSVRLGERAQDLPNHPRRFDTNTRVLASCGFSSGRHHWEVEVGSKDGWAFGVARESVRRKGLTPFTPEEGVWALQLNGGQYWAVTSPKRSPLSCGHLSRVRVALDLEVGAVSFYAVEDMRHLYTFRVNFQERVFPLFSVCSTGTYLRIWP; this is translated from the exons ATGGTGGGGCGGATAGCAGAGGAGACGACTAGAGGTAGGGCTGCTGGAGGATTGTGTTTCAGTCTGGCTGGTCCAGCAGATGCTCTTGGGGAAGCAAGATCCCGAGGCCTTCAGAGTCACCTCGAAGTGTGGCCTGCAGCCTGTAGAGATGACTTCTACCCGGCCTCTCCCTCA GAGCTCTTGGAGTCCAGGCTGAGGGTGTTGAAGAAGGAACTGGAGGACTATGAGGTGTTCCGGTCCACGGAAAAGAAGGAGAGCAAGGAGCTCCTG AAGCAGATGGCAGCAGAGCAGGAGAAGGTGGGGGCAGAGTTCCAGGCACTGAGGGCCTTCCTAGTGGAGCAGGAGGGCCGGCTGCTGGGCCGCCTGGAGGAACTGTCCCAGGAGGTGACACAGAAGCAGAATGAGAACCTGGCCCAGCTCGGGAGTGAGATCACCCAGCTGTCCAAGCTCAGCAGCCAGATCCAGGAGACAGCTCAAAAGCCTGATCTTGATTTTCTCCAG GAATTCAAAAGCACGCTGAGCAG GTGCAGCAATGTGCCTGGCCCCAAGCCAACCACAGTCTCTTCTGAGATGAAGAATAAAGTCTGGAATGTTTCCCTCAAGACCTTTGTCTTAAAAGGGCTGCTGAAGAAGTTCAAAG AGGACCTTCGGGGAGAgctggagaaagaggagaaag TGGAGCTCACCTTGGATCCCGACACGGCCAACCCGCGCCTCATCCTCTCTCTGGATCTTAAGAGTGTGCGTCTAGGCGAGCGGGCCCAGGACCTGCCCAACCATCCCCGCCGCTTCGACACCAACACCCGCGTCCTGGCGTCCTGCGGCTTCTCCTCAGGCCGGCatcactgggaggtggaggtgggctcTAAGGACGGCTGGGCTTTCGGCGTGGCCAGGGAGAGCGTGCGCCGAAAGGGCCTCACGCCCTTCACTCCCGAGGAGGGCGTCTGGGCCCTGCAGCTCAACGGCGGCCAGTACTGGGCCGTGACCAGCCCCAAGAGGTCGCCCCTCAGCTGCGGGCACCTGTCCCGTGTGCGGGTGGCCCTGGACCTGGAGGTGGGAGCCGTGTCTTTCTACGCCGTGGAGGACATGCGCCACCTCTACACCTTCCGCGTCAACTTCCAGGAGCGCGTGTTCCCGCTTTTCTCTGTCTGCTCCACAGGCACCTACTTGCGAATCTGGCCTTGA
- the TRIM7 gene encoding E3 ubiquitin-protein ligase TRIM7 isoform X2 encodes MAAVGPRTGPGTGAEALALAAELQGEATCSICLELFREPVSVECGHSFCRACIGRCWESPGAGAVGAATLAPPFPLPCPQCREPARPSQLRPNRQLAAVATLLRRFSLPAAAPGEHGSQTAAAARCGQHGEPLKLYCQDDGRAICVVCDRAREHREHAVLPLDEAVQEAKELLESRLRVLKKELEDYEVFRSTEKKESKELLEFKSTLSRCSNVPGPKPTTVSSEMKNKVWNVSLKTFVLKGLLKKFKEDLRGELEKEEKVELTLDPDTANPRLILSLDLKSVRLGERAQDLPNHPRRFDTNTRVLASCGFSSGRHHWEVEVGSKDGWAFGVARESVRRKGLTPFTPEEGVWALQLNGGQYWAVTSPKRSPLSCGHLSRVRVALDLEVGAVSFYAVEDMRHLYTFRVNFQERVFPLFSVCSTGTYLRIWP; translated from the exons ATGGCTGCAGTGGGGCCGCGGACTGGCCCCGGTACCGGGGCCGAGGCTCTAGCACTGGCGGCAGAGCTGCAGGGCGAAGCGACGTGCTCTATTTGCCTAGAGCTCTTTCGCGAACCGGTGTCCGTCGAGTGCGGCCACAGTTTCTGCCGCGCCTGCATAGGGCGCTGCTGGGAGAGCCCGGGCGCCGGGGCTGTAGGGGCCGCGACCCTTGCGCCGCCATTTCCACTGCCCTGCCCTCAGTGCCGCGAGCCCGCGCGCCCCAGTCAGCTGCGGCCCAACCGGCAGCTGGCAGCAGTGGCCACGCTGCTGCGGCGCTTTAGCCTGCCCGCGGCCGCCCCGGGGGAGCACGGGTCCCAGACGGCAGCGGCTGCCCGGTGCGGGCAGCATGGCGAACCGCTCAAGCTCTACTGCCAGGACGACGGACGCGCCATCTGCGTGGTGTGCGACCGCGCCCGTGAGCACCGGGAACACGCCGTGCTACCGCTGGACGAGGCGgtgcaggaggccaag GAGCTCTTGGAGTCCAGGCTGAGGGTGTTGAAGAAGGAACTGGAGGACTATGAGGTGTTCCGGTCCACGGAAAAGAAGGAGAGCAAGGAGCTCCTG GAATTCAAAAGCACGCTGAGCAG GTGCAGCAATGTGCCTGGCCCCAAGCCAACCACAGTCTCTTCTGAGATGAAGAATAAAGTCTGGAATGTTTCCCTCAAGACCTTTGTCTTAAAAGGGCTGCTGAAGAAGTTCAAAG AGGACCTTCGGGGAGAgctggagaaagaggagaaag TGGAGCTCACCTTGGATCCCGACACGGCCAACCCGCGCCTCATCCTCTCTCTGGATCTTAAGAGTGTGCGTCTAGGCGAGCGGGCCCAGGACCTGCCCAACCATCCCCGCCGCTTCGACACCAACACCCGCGTCCTGGCGTCCTGCGGCTTCTCCTCAGGCCGGCatcactgggaggtggaggtgggctcTAAGGACGGCTGGGCTTTCGGCGTGGCCAGGGAGAGCGTGCGCCGAAAGGGCCTCACGCCCTTCACTCCCGAGGAGGGCGTCTGGGCCCTGCAGCTCAACGGCGGCCAGTACTGGGCCGTGACCAGCCCCAAGAGGTCGCCCCTCAGCTGCGGGCACCTGTCCCGTGTGCGGGTGGCCCTGGACCTGGAGGTGGGAGCCGTGTCTTTCTACGCCGTGGAGGACATGCGCCACCTCTACACCTTCCGCGTCAACTTCCAGGAGCGCGTGTTCCCGCTTTTCTCTGTCTGCTCCACAGGCACCTACTTGCGAATCTGGCCTTGA
- the TRIM7 gene encoding E3 ubiquitin-protein ligase TRIM7 isoform X5 produces MAAVGPRTGPGTGAEALALAAELQGEATCSICLELFREPVSVECGHSFCRACIGRCWESPGAGAVGAATLAPPFPLPCPQCREPARPSQLRPNRQLAAVATLLRRFSLPAAAPGEHGSQTAAAARCGQHGEPLKLYCQDDGRAICVVCDRAREHREHAVLPLDEAVQEAKELLESRLRVLKKELEDYEVFRSTEKKESKELLKQMAAEQEKVGAEFQALRAFLVEQEGRLLGRLEELSQEVTQKQNENLAQLGSEITQLSKLSSQIQETAQKPDLDFLQEFKSTLSRGPSGRAGERGESGAHLGSRHGQPAPHPLSGS; encoded by the exons ATGGCTGCAGTGGGGCCGCGGACTGGCCCCGGTACCGGGGCCGAGGCTCTAGCACTGGCGGCAGAGCTGCAGGGCGAAGCGACGTGCTCTATTTGCCTAGAGCTCTTTCGCGAACCGGTGTCCGTCGAGTGCGGCCACAGTTTCTGCCGCGCCTGCATAGGGCGCTGCTGGGAGAGCCCGGGCGCCGGGGCTGTAGGGGCCGCGACCCTTGCGCCGCCATTTCCACTGCCCTGCCCTCAGTGCCGCGAGCCCGCGCGCCCCAGTCAGCTGCGGCCCAACCGGCAGCTGGCAGCAGTGGCCACGCTGCTGCGGCGCTTTAGCCTGCCCGCGGCCGCCCCGGGGGAGCACGGGTCCCAGACGGCAGCGGCTGCCCGGTGCGGGCAGCATGGCGAACCGCTCAAGCTCTACTGCCAGGACGACGGACGCGCCATCTGCGTGGTGTGCGACCGCGCCCGTGAGCACCGGGAACACGCCGTGCTACCGCTGGACGAGGCGgtgcaggaggccaag GAGCTCTTGGAGTCCAGGCTGAGGGTGTTGAAGAAGGAACTGGAGGACTATGAGGTGTTCCGGTCCACGGAAAAGAAGGAGAGCAAGGAGCTCCTG AAGCAGATGGCAGCAGAGCAGGAGAAGGTGGGGGCAGAGTTCCAGGCACTGAGGGCCTTCCTAGTGGAGCAGGAGGGCCGGCTGCTGGGCCGCCTGGAGGAACTGTCCCAGGAGGTGACACAGAAGCAGAATGAGAACCTGGCCCAGCTCGGGAGTGAGATCACCCAGCTGTCCAAGCTCAGCAGCCAGATCCAGGAGACAGCTCAAAAGCCTGATCTTGATTTTCTCCAG GAATTCAAAAGCACGCTGAGCAG AGGACCTTCGGGGAGAgctggagaaagaggagaaag TGGAGCTCACCTTGGATCCCGACACGGCCAACCCGCGCCTCATCCTCTCTCTGGATCTTAA
- the TRIM7 gene encoding E3 ubiquitin-protein ligase TRIM7 isoform X1: protein MAAVGPRTGPGTGAEALALAAELQGEATCSICLELFREPVSVECGHSFCRACIGRCWESPGAGAVGAATLAPPFPLPCPQCREPARPSQLRPNRQLAAVATLLRRFSLPAAAPGEHGSQTAAAARCGQHGEPLKLYCQDDGRAICVVCDRAREHREHAVLPLDEAVQEAKELLESRLRVLKKELEDYEVFRSTEKKESKELLKQMAAEQEKVGAEFQALRAFLVEQEGRLLGRLEELSQEVTQKQNENLAQLGSEITQLSKLSSQIQETAQKPDLDFLQEFKSTLSRCSNVPGPKPTTVSSEMKNKVWNVSLKTFVLKGLLKKFKEDLRGELEKEEKVELTLDPDTANPRLILSLDLKSVRLGERAQDLPNHPRRFDTNTRVLASCGFSSGRHHWEVEVGSKDGWAFGVARESVRRKGLTPFTPEEGVWALQLNGGQYWAVTSPKRSPLSCGHLSRVRVALDLEVGAVSFYAVEDMRHLYTFRVNFQERVFPLFSVCSTGTYLRIWP from the exons ATGGCTGCAGTGGGGCCGCGGACTGGCCCCGGTACCGGGGCCGAGGCTCTAGCACTGGCGGCAGAGCTGCAGGGCGAAGCGACGTGCTCTATTTGCCTAGAGCTCTTTCGCGAACCGGTGTCCGTCGAGTGCGGCCACAGTTTCTGCCGCGCCTGCATAGGGCGCTGCTGGGAGAGCCCGGGCGCCGGGGCTGTAGGGGCCGCGACCCTTGCGCCGCCATTTCCACTGCCCTGCCCTCAGTGCCGCGAGCCCGCGCGCCCCAGTCAGCTGCGGCCCAACCGGCAGCTGGCAGCAGTGGCCACGCTGCTGCGGCGCTTTAGCCTGCCCGCGGCCGCCCCGGGGGAGCACGGGTCCCAGACGGCAGCGGCTGCCCGGTGCGGGCAGCATGGCGAACCGCTCAAGCTCTACTGCCAGGACGACGGACGCGCCATCTGCGTGGTGTGCGACCGCGCCCGTGAGCACCGGGAACACGCCGTGCTACCGCTGGACGAGGCGgtgcaggaggccaag GAGCTCTTGGAGTCCAGGCTGAGGGTGTTGAAGAAGGAACTGGAGGACTATGAGGTGTTCCGGTCCACGGAAAAGAAGGAGAGCAAGGAGCTCCTG AAGCAGATGGCAGCAGAGCAGGAGAAGGTGGGGGCAGAGTTCCAGGCACTGAGGGCCTTCCTAGTGGAGCAGGAGGGCCGGCTGCTGGGCCGCCTGGAGGAACTGTCCCAGGAGGTGACACAGAAGCAGAATGAGAACCTGGCCCAGCTCGGGAGTGAGATCACCCAGCTGTCCAAGCTCAGCAGCCAGATCCAGGAGACAGCTCAAAAGCCTGATCTTGATTTTCTCCAG GAATTCAAAAGCACGCTGAGCAG GTGCAGCAATGTGCCTGGCCCCAAGCCAACCACAGTCTCTTCTGAGATGAAGAATAAAGTCTGGAATGTTTCCCTCAAGACCTTTGTCTTAAAAGGGCTGCTGAAGAAGTTCAAAG AGGACCTTCGGGGAGAgctggagaaagaggagaaag TGGAGCTCACCTTGGATCCCGACACGGCCAACCCGCGCCTCATCCTCTCTCTGGATCTTAAGAGTGTGCGTCTAGGCGAGCGGGCCCAGGACCTGCCCAACCATCCCCGCCGCTTCGACACCAACACCCGCGTCCTGGCGTCCTGCGGCTTCTCCTCAGGCCGGCatcactgggaggtggaggtgggctcTAAGGACGGCTGGGCTTTCGGCGTGGCCAGGGAGAGCGTGCGCCGAAAGGGCCTCACGCCCTTCACTCCCGAGGAGGGCGTCTGGGCCCTGCAGCTCAACGGCGGCCAGTACTGGGCCGTGACCAGCCCCAAGAGGTCGCCCCTCAGCTGCGGGCACCTGTCCCGTGTGCGGGTGGCCCTGGACCTGGAGGTGGGAGCCGTGTCTTTCTACGCCGTGGAGGACATGCGCCACCTCTACACCTTCCGCGTCAACTTCCAGGAGCGCGTGTTCCCGCTTTTCTCTGTCTGCTCCACAGGCACCTACTTGCGAATCTGGCCTTGA